One window of the Eucalyptus grandis isolate ANBG69807.140 chromosome 6, ASM1654582v1, whole genome shotgun sequence genome contains the following:
- the LOC104448649 gene encoding probable glutathione S-transferase: MATGLPILSLLEMLIAVIPIVLNQDIAWHCLHGYPSLPLLFSDLGRKICTTKGEEQEVDKKELIDSLKLLEGELGDKPFFGGEKLGFVDLAIVSFYTYFLAYETCGNFSIEVECSNFIAWTKRCLEIESVSKSLADPQKVYGFVLHLKKANGIE, encoded by the exons ATGGCGACGGGACTGCCTATCTTGAGCTTGTTAGAAATGCTGATTGCTGTCATCCCCATAGTCTTAAATCAGGATATTGCTTGGCACTGCTTGCATGGTTACCCCTCTCTGCCTTTATTG TTCTCTGACCTGGGGAGGAAGATTTGCACCACAAAAGGAGAAGAACAGGAGGTGGACAAGAAGGAGCTGATTGACAGCCTGAAGCTATTGGAAGGCGAGCTCGGTGACAAACCCTTCTTTGGGGGAGAGAAGTTAGGATTCGTGGATTTAGCGATCGTTTCTTTCTACACCTATTTTCTTGCTTATGAGACGTGCGGAAACTTCAGCATCGAGGTGGAGTGCTCCAATTTCATAGCGTGGACCAAGAGGTGCCTGGAGATAGAGAGCGTGTCCAAGTCTCTCGCCGACCCTCAGAAGGTGTACGGCTTCGTCTTGCATCTCAAGAAAGCCAATGGCATTGAGTAG
- the LOC104448647 gene encoding probable glutathione S-transferase, which translates to MAEEVILLDFWPSPFGMRARIALREKGVEFDMREEDLSNKSPLLLKMNPVNKQIPVLVHNGKPVCESLLMVQYIDETWVRQSPLLPSDPYERARARFWADYVDKKIYPVGRTVWQSRGEAQEAAKKEYIECLKVLEGELGDKAYFGGERFGYVDVSLIPFYSWFYGLETMANFSIVEECPKLVAWAKRCMQRESVAKSLPDQHKLYDFLLARIKKLQAQ; encoded by the exons ATGGCGGAGGAAGTGATTTTGTTGGACTTCTGGCCGAGCCCGTTCGGGATGAGGGCCAGGATTGCCCTGCGAGAGAAGGGCGTGGAGTTCGATATGAGGGAGGAGGATCTGAGCAACAAGAGCCCCCTGCTCTTGAAGATGAACCCGGTCAACAAACAAATCCCCGTCCTCGTCCATAATGGCAAGCCCGTTTGTGAGTCCCTCCTCATGGTCCAGTACATCGACGAGACCTGGGTTCGCCAGTCTCCTCTCTTGCCTTCGGATCCTTACGAGCGTGCCCGGGCCAGGTTCTGGGCTGACTACGTGGACAAGAAG ATTTATCCGGTGGGGCGAACGGTGTGGCAGTCGAGGGGGGAGGCCCAGGAGGCGGCGAAGAAGGAGTACATCGAGTGCTTGAAGGTGTTGGAGGGAGAACTCGGGGACAAGGCTTACTTTGGCGGTGAGAGGTTCGGGTACGTGGATGTGTCGCTGATACCCTTCTATAGCTGGTTCTATGGGTTGGAGACGATGGCCAACTTCAGCATCGTGGAGGAGTGCCCCAAGCTGGTGGCGTGGGCCAAGCGGTGCATGCAGAGGGAGAGCGTGGCCAAGTCATTGCCCGACCAGCACAAGCTTTATGACTTCCTCTTGGCACGCATTAAGAAGCTTCAGGCGCAATAA